The window GCAGTCGGAGAGGGAGAGGGCCGTGAGTGCGGGTGCCTGTTTGGCCTGGCTGCCCCTGCCCAGCCCTACACCCGCCCGCGCGGATCCCAAGTGATGTGCGGGCAGCTGAGGAAGCGGAAACCGAATCTTCTCTCCGCCATGCTCTGCAACGACAGCGCCACCACCGGGCAGCCCCGGTCCACTCTCTTCCGGCACACCTGGGGGACGCGGGACCGAGAAGCACGTGGAGCGGCGTGGAGGGGCGGGGAGCGAGGGCAGAGGAAAGGGACCCGGGGCGGGGAGTCAGGGCCTGGCGAAGGAGGGCTGGGCCGGAGGGAGCAGTCTGGGTACCCGGGGACACCCCGCGCGCGCGCACTCACCCTGGGGATCCTGTGCTCCTTCCTAGCCTGGCGGTCCGCGAAGCCCAGCGCGCCCTCTGCGTGGGACAGTGATGGAAAGCGGGGTCGGGGGACtggcctccccctccctgctggCGCGCCCCTCCCTTGGCGTCCCCACGCCAGCTCACGGGGGATGGCTGGCAGGAGCTCCCGCGCGGTCGTCTCCGCGCTCTCGGGAGGCGCTGGCACCTCCCGCGGGCAGGATACCTTGTGGATACTTAGGCGCGGCAACAGGGCCCGCTTCCTGGTGGGGCGAGGGGAGCGTGGGGGCCGAGCCCGCCTGCGGGAAAAGGGAGTCCAGGCAAGTGCGAGCCTGGGGCAGCGGGGGAGGGGGTCTGAGAGGTGCTCTGAAGAATCCAGGGGCCTGCGGAAGTGGGGGACGGGCCTGACAGGGGTCTGGGGGACGGTCTGGGGGGAGCGGGGCCTGGGGAGAAGGCAGGGACCGAGGGTCCCCGCGGTCCCTACCCCTGCCTCTGGCTCCGGGCCGGGGCCTCCCGCACCCGACCGTTGCTTGGGGGTCGGGGTTGGCGCGGCTGCTCCCGAGTGTCGGCCCCAGGCTGGGCCTCGGAGAGCGGGAAGGTGTCAATAGACAAGTTAATGTTGTCGTCGAAGATTCTGGAGACAGGAGTCACGCAGTGAGGGGCCTGGTGCTTGCTTACAACCTGCGGGTGGGAAGGGCACGTGGTCACACCCAGCCCGGGAGGCCTTCCTCCAACCCGACCCGCTTCCCGGGTTTGGGACCCGCACTGACCTCGCCCTTGGGGTTTAGGAGAAGAGTCACGAAGCTCCGGCTGGAGTGTAAGTGGACAGGCTCTCGAGCCACGGACGAGGACAGCTGCTTCCTGCTGCTGCCTAGTCCTCTGCTCCAGACCTGGGGACGACGCCGGGCGCGGGCCAGGGGCGCGGGCGAGGGGCGGGGAGCAGGGTGCACCGTGACGTGGTGCCTGGGCGCCAGCAGCGTGTGGGGTGGGAAGCGGTACACGAACACTGGGAAGTCGCGCGCCAGCTGCTGCAGCATGAAGCCGCCCAGGTCGGCCGTCTCCTCCACTGACTCGTTAAGGATGCTGACGAGCTTCTCGCGAAGGCTCACAGCCACGATCTTCAGGCAGGAGCCGGTCCTGCTGGGGCGGAGGGCGCTAGGCAGGGTCCTCTCCCGCTGGGAGAGCCGCTCCTGCCCCCCGCAATCCTCCATGCTGGGTCACTCCCATACCTCAGAGAAAGTGCTGGATGCCAGTGGTCAGGATCTGCACTGGACTCTGGTACCAGGACTCTCTGGTCGGGCAGGTCTGAGTGCGTTTCCCCGAGATCTAGAGAGAGGAGGCCTGTTTGGGAGGGGGTCCCTCATCTGGAATGTCCACCTGAAACATCTGTGAGGCCAACCGGCCCACAGTGCTCTGGGGGTCCACACGGGTAAGGAGCAGCACCGGGGGTCAGATCCAGGGCAGGAGGGGTGGCTGGACCCTGGAGGCTGAGCGGAGCAGAGGAGTAGCTTGCACTACTTGGAGGGGTTCAGGGGAGCCCCCCCACTCCACCTTCAGGCTCTGACTCCGCGTTCCCGCTGAGCCGCCTGGCGTGTGACTCTATCCCCTCGAAAGAGACGTGGCCGGACGACTGGGGTGGGTGCCCCGTCACCTGCACCACAAACCACTTGTCCGCCTGCCAACTGCTAGAGTCTGAGTTGACAGCCCCCGAGCGGCTGGCGTCCTCAGGAGGCAGGGAGCTCCACTTGAGATGATGCTCCAAGCCCTGCTGGCATAACTCTGAGCCACACTGTTCAGGTGGTGAGGCCGGTGGGAGCTGCGGGGTCAGCCGGGGCCTGAGGTGCCTGCAgaccacagtctgctcactggcTGTTCAGCTTCTACTCCTGGACCTAGCCCTGCCCCCCGCCCGCAGCCAGCCTCCCGAAGGTGGGAGAAATACCCCAAATTGTGGTCCAGGTCCCTCAGACCCAGCCTGGGAAAAGGGCTCAGGGCAGAACAGTGGTGGCCAGGAAGCCTTTCCTGTGTCCCTACTCTATTCTAGAGCTCAGAGAACTGACTGACTTTTGAAAGGTTTGAGTGACTTGTCCAGTGACACTAAGGGTGGAACTTGACCTCCGGTCCACATCTGCCAAGGCAAagccctcccttccctgccccccccggGGGGGTCCCTGCCCAGGGACAGTCACTTGTAATCTGAGTTCAACTTCATGTCAGCGAAGAGGTTGGGGTACCGACGGGCAACGGCGTTCCAGTCCACATCCTCTAGCCGGAAACCCTGGCCAGAAAGCAACAGGCATGTGCCCCCCGTCCCCCCCGCCCAGGCCTGCAGAACCTATGAGCGCACGTGCGGGACCTCGCTCACCTCCCGAGCAGGGGGGGCCTCGTCATTCTCGTCGCTGGGGTCCATTAGGTCCTCTGCAGTCACCACCTGCGAGAGGGGGCGAGGCAAGCGGGCAGGCGCTCAGAGGAAGAAGGGCACCCCTCCCCCCGAGACATCTCTCCCCTTCGACCTCACCAGCACCGGAGGCACATGCTTGCTGAGAGTGTCAGGTGGGCCCCAGGGCTTGTGGTTACTCCCAGAACCAGGCCATGGTCCAGAGGTGGCCTGAGGAGTCAGGCTTCCGGGGCAGGCCAGAGCCCCTCAGCAGCGGCACACATCTGGACTGGCTGTCAGGGAAGTCCAAGGAGGGCTGGAGAGGGGAGATGGGAGGCAGCAGGGGGCCCCGGAGCCCAGGCTCACCTCCACACTGCCAGTGGATGACCTCAGCATGCGGCCCACCCAGGAAGACTGGGCCAgcttcaggaggcaggacttTTGCAAGGCGTCCAGCCGGGCCTCCAGCTGCTGCAGCAGGGTCTTGGTCTGCAGCACCTGCTCCTCCAGATGCGCCTTTTCCTGCTCCAGGAGGGCCCACGTGGGGTGGGGCCGTCTCAGACCCCTCCCCACCAAGGCCAaccccagcccagctccctgaTTGCCTCACCAGCTGGGCTTGTTCCTTCTGTTCTTTCAACTCCAGAGTCAGCTTCTGGACCTGGGTCTGCAGGCGCTTCTCCCGACTGCAAGGGCTCCTGGAGGAAGGGGCGAGTTCAGGGGCCCCCAACTCTGGGTCAGCAGCCAGGGGAACAAGAGGGGCCCGAGAGCACAGAGTGCTGCTGGGCCAGGCCTGTCATGCTCGGAAAGGTCTGGGTCAGAGGTGGGGGCTGGCTGGAGTTCAGCACCCACCATGTTTAAGCTTAGGGTCTAGGCAGGTCAACAGTGTATCAGCTCTTTAagggttagggcaggggtccccaaactttttacacagggggccagttcaccgtccctcagaccgttggagggccggactacaaaaaaaaactatgaacaaatccctatgcacactgcatatatcttattttaaagtaaaaaaacaaaacgggaagaaatacaatatttaaaataacaaacaagtaaatttaaatcaacaaactgaccagtatttcaatgggaactatgctcctccactgaccacctatgaaagaggtgccccttccagaagtgcggcgggggccagataaatggcctcagggggccgcatgtggcccgcgggccgtagtttggggacccctgggttagggttagggtcaggTAAGGACTAGGGCTACAGGCAAAGATCAGGGTCAAGGTCAGGGCTGAGTTTAGGTTGGATTTTTTGTCAGACTCAGTGGTTGGGGTTGGGGTCAGACAGAAACCAGCAGTTAGGGCCCGGACAGGGCTGGGTTGGGCTGGGGCCTATAGTTTTTCACTGCTGACCTCTCAGGTGGAAGCCCAGCCACCTTCTGCAGAATGTGGCAGTCCCGTGCCCTCGGGTGGTTCTGGATGGCACACCGCAGGGCCTGAATCTCCAGTTCCCGCTGTCCCCACAGCAGCCGCAGAGTGCCGGGGTCCAGGGACTCGGGGTCCAACCTGCAGTGCCAGCACCGTCCCTGCTTGATCAGGCCCACCTTCTGGCTGGCCTGGCTTAAGTGGCTGACCACTCCTTCCTCCCCGCCTTACTGCATGTTGACGGAGGAGAAGACTGCTTGTGTGGAGCTGGGCTGGGTGTGCCTCAGGCCTGCAGGTGAGCTAGCGGGAAGCCCCATGTCGCCACTGGCCGGCTTTCTGCCCAACACAGACAAGAAAGCCTCTTCCTTGGCTTCTCCAGCCTCCCGGCACGACTTGAGGGCCATTCTTGATGTTCTTGGAGGAGCTGAGAGGGGTGGTGGGGCTGTCTGTCCTGTATCCCATGTACGGGTCCCCCTGCGGGGCTCTCCTTACATGGCcacatgcacgtgtgtgtgcctGACAGGCCCAGGCAGCATCCTGGGTGGCTCTCCAAGGAGGCCCATAGGTATGTGTGTCTGCTCCACAGGACACCAGACTGGGTCACGTGGGTGTCCACACTTGTTTGTTTCTGACCAGGCTATGGCAGCAGGTCACACCCCCAAGGCAATATGTCACCTGGATTTTCATACATTCCCCGTGGTGTCTTTCCTATCACCCTTCCAAGATCCGAGGtacttccttcccccttccagCCTACAGCAAGTGTCCCCAGAGGTGTTGGTGTTTTACCTAACAACACCCatgtccccaccccccagggcCCTACCCCCAACACTCACCTGAGGCATGAAATCCAAGCAGGCCTGGGGAGAGAAAGGCTTTATAACATTGCCATAGATACCAGCACCCAGAAAGGGAGGGGCTGTTTGTTACCAGGAGCCTCCAAGGAGACCCCACCAGACCATGACCCTGAGTGAGCCCCAGGCCTACCTCCTGGGGGCTGGTCGAACCTGAAGGAGAAGCTGTGAGGCCGAGCTACTGCCCAACTAACTTCTGAAGGCCCAGGGGACCACAGAGTGACCAGTAGGGCCTACGATGGTCAGTCATCACTCAGCCCAAGCAACCCTGGGGAAGGTCTCCTAGTTCCCAGCCTGACAGTGAAGATTGATTGGTGGGTTTAGGGGGCATTGCTGGCCTCTGAGTGTGTCCAACAAGCCAGCAGGAACACAGTCCTGAGAATTCAGACTTGACTGGGCTCAGCGGACATAAGGTAGACAAGGAAGGAGTGGACAGCCCTAagaaactgggggaggggcttgcTGAACCCTCTCCGTCTCAGTGCTttccacagcctctgccctcaAGTGCCCAGTGCCCACCTATCTAatcttcaagccagaaacctcaccTTCCCCTGCCCATCTCCACCCCCTGGGCCACCGTAGGGACCCCTCTTGGACATGCCTGTAACCATGACAACTGTTCTCTCTGCCTTGGAACAAAAGTGAGGCCCCAGATCTGACCCCACAAGGCAAGTGCTGTCCAGActttgtcccccaccccaccttccttcattcattattcatttattcaggttTTCAACTTTTGATCCTGTGGAGCCTCCTGTGCTGGGCAGGACAAGGGCAGGCGAGAAGACGGCCCATGGCCCCAGACTGATGGGGCAGAAGTGGTTCTGAACGCCTTCCACAAAGAGACTTGCGGCCGAGGGGCAACGGCTGATGAACTTGGCTTGGGATTCCCCAGGGGACGGCAGGACTGGCCATAGCGAGGAGCGTATCCGCGGCTCAGGGGGGCACTGGGCCCCACTGGGGgcaggatggggaggagggaacgAGCCTCAGACAAAGAGCCCGGGGCCTTTGTGCCGAACAACCTTGGGGCGGGCCCCCTTCCTCACCAAGGGCTCAGCCCGGCTGCAGCCAGAGAGGGCCGGCAGCCCACCAGCTCCACGTCGCCCTCCCGCCTGATCACAGCCCCTGACCCCTGTGGGTCCCGACGACTGTCGCCGCGGACTCTGAGGGAACGGGGTCTTGGCGGGACCCTGGCTCCGGGGACGCAACGGGCATCATTACTCCCTCTGAGCGCAGGCGGGCTGGCGGGGTCCCAGGCCGGCGCCCCCCTCCCTCGAAGGGAGTCTCGTCAGCTGACTGGGCAGCTTTCTGAGGAAGTGGGCCCGGGAATGGGGCCAGACACCTGCCCCACGCGCCGCCCGCGGACCGCCGGTTCGGTCGCCTTTCCGCGTAGTTCGCGGGCTTCGGGTGTGAGTGGACTCGGGCTCCACCCGCCCCTCGGAGGCCGCCAAGCCCCGCCCACACCTGGGCGccgccgggggcggggcgggcgaaGAGCCAATAGGGAGAGGCGGGGCGCAGCAAAGGTGACCAATGGGCGTGTGCGCGTGGTGGGCGGGGCCATCCAGGAGCCAATGGAGACTCACGGGGTGGGGCGCGCGGGATGCGGGCCAATGGGTGACGGACCCAGGCGCTCCCGCTGCGCTAGAGGCGGCAGGTTGCGGCGGCGCGGAGCGCTGGGAAAGAGCCGGTTCGAGTCTGGGTCTCGGAAGCCGGCGGGCGCCCAGGTGAGAACCGTGCCAAGCCCAGGAGCCTCCTAAGTGTGGAGCGCGCCCTCGAGACGGCCCAGGCGGCAACTTAGAAGGAGGCGTACGAGCCGGGCCGCGCCGCACCTGCACCCTCCCCGCGGCAGGGACGGCGGTCTCCGGGGCGGGCGCTGCGATCGGCGGGAATGGGAGGGGGCTGCCTACTTCGGGCTCAGTGAGTCCGGCGGGCCGACGTCTGAGTCGCGGGAGAGGGTGCGTTCCCGTTCCCATGGCAGCGGGGTGCGGAGTTTGCGTGCGGGCGCGCTTGGGTGACTGGGGACGGTGCCTCGCTGGAGGGGCAGTGCCCTCCGCGCCAGGTgactgggggggggcaggaagtcCAGCATCTGGTTAATTATTCTCCTTGTTCCGGGAGTGGGGCGGGGCcagaggaggctgggaagtggGGAAGCCTCCAAGTGCTTCAGGAGGGCAGACTGGTTCCCGCTTTGTGGGGTTGGTCTTGattaccccccaccccaggaatgTGTAACCTGCGGGTAGCTCCGAACCAGTTCTGAGGGTGTTGGTCAGTCCAGGAGGAGCAAGAGAGGAGAACCAGGTAGGGCTTGACCCTGTGGCCCTCACCCGCAGGACAGGGACATGCTCTCTGGCCCTGCAGCCATGGAGCTGAAGGTGTGGGTGGACGGCATCCAGCGAGTAGTCTGTGGGGTCTCCGAGCAGACCACCTGTCAGGAAGTGGTCATTGCACTAGCCCAAGCTATAGGTGAGTACCCCCAGGGGCAAACAAGCCCAACAGGTGGACCTGGGGTAGGGCTTGGCCTTCTGGCCCCATCTTCCCCTAAGGAGGGTGGGCCTGGTTGCTGATCCCTCTTGCCCCCACCCAGTTCCTCAATCCAGGTGgacaaggggtgggggtggggacgtaGGCTgacccctctcctccaccccaggcCAGACGGGCCGTTTTGTGCTCGTGCAGCGTCTCAGGGAGAAAGAACGGCAGCTGCTGCCCCAGGAGTGTCCAG is drawn from Saccopteryx leptura isolate mSacLep1 chromosome 1, mSacLep1_pri_phased_curated, whole genome shotgun sequence and contains these coding sequences:
- the LMNTD2 gene encoding lamin tail domain-containing protein 2; amino-acid sequence: MALKSCREAGEAKEEAFLSVLGRKPASGDMGLPASSPAGLRHTQPSSTQAVFSSVNMQLDPESLDPGTLRLLWGQRELEIQALRCAIQNHPRARDCHILQKVAGLPPERSPCSREKRLQTQVQKLTLELKEQKEQAQLEKAHLEEQVLQTKTLLQQLEARLDALQKSCLLKLAQSSWVGRMLRSSTGSVEVVTAEDLMDPSDENDEAPPAREGFRLEDVDWNAVARRYPNLFADMKLNSDYKHLRPRLTPQLPPASPPEQCGSELCQQGLEHHLKWSSLPPEDASRSGAVNSDSSSWQADKWFVVQVTGHPPQSSGHVSFEGIESHARRLSGNAESEPEDLGETHSDLPDQRVLVPESSADPDHWHPALSLSRTGSCLKIVAVSLREKLVSILNESVEETADLGGFMLQQLARDFPVFVYRFPPHTLLAPRHHVTVHPAPRPSPAPLARARRRPQVWSRGLGSSRKQLSSSVAREPVHLHSSRSFVTLLLNPKGEVVSKHQAPHCVTPVSRIFDDNINLSIDTFPLSEAQPGADTREQPRQPRPPSNGRVREAPARSQRQGLALAWTPFSRRRARPPRSPRPTRKRALLPRLSIHKVSCPREVPAPPESAETTARELLPAIPQGALGFADRQARKEHRIPRVCRKRVDRGCPVVALSLQSMAERRFGFRFLSCPHITWDPRGRV